One Ardenticatenales bacterium genomic region harbors:
- a CDS encoding NAD-dependent epimerase/dehydratase family protein produces MHVFITGGTGFIGANLTAALNQRGITPRLLHRQTSSRQALAGLAYESVIGDVLDSPETLAAALEGCEWVFHVAAVADYWRQQPDWVYRVNVGGTQNVLQAARLAGVSRLVFTSSMAAMGVPASGELLTEDSPFNLPPQAWPYGHSKFMAEIEVRKAVEAGLEAVIVNPAVVLGPRDVNQISGSIIVEAARGLAKMNLPGGTNYVAVQDVVAGHLAAAEKGRAGERYILGHINLPHAEALATICQVLEKRPPTLNLPRWSLPLAAAGVRASRRVLGNRVPFDENQVRMLGAFVYADVTKATRELDLPRTPFLQVVQETVAWYRTQGII; encoded by the coding sequence ATGCACGTATTCATCACCGGCGGCACGGGCTTTATTGGCGCGAATCTGACCGCGGCGCTGAACCAACGCGGCATCACGCCGCGTCTGCTGCACCGCCAGACGTCTTCGCGGCAGGCGTTGGCGGGTCTCGCTTATGAATCCGTCATTGGCGACGTGCTAGACTCCCCGGAGACGCTGGCGGCGGCCCTGGAGGGCTGCGAGTGGGTTTTTCACGTGGCCGCCGTGGCCGACTATTGGCGACAACAGCCAGATTGGGTATATCGCGTCAACGTGGGCGGCACGCAAAACGTGCTGCAAGCGGCGCGATTGGCGGGCGTGTCGCGGCTGGTGTTTACCAGTTCGATGGCGGCTATGGGCGTGCCGGCATCAGGCGAACTGCTCACCGAGGATAGCCCCTTTAATCTGCCGCCCCAGGCGTGGCCCTATGGTCACAGCAAGTTTATGGCGGAAATTGAAGTGCGAAAAGCAGTAGAAGCGGGTCTGGAAGCCGTCATCGTGAATCCTGCCGTGGTGCTGGGTCCGCGTGACGTTAATCAAATCTCCGGTTCCATCATCGTCGAGGCCGCGCGCGGGCTGGCGAAGATGAATCTGCCCGGGGGCACAAACTACGTGGCCGTGCAGGATGTGGTGGCGGGGCATCTGGCGGCGGCGGAGAAGGGGCGCGCGGGCGAGCGTTACATCCTGGGGCACATCAATCTGCCGCACGCGGAGGCGCTGGCGACGATTTGCCAGGTGTTGGAAAAGCGTCCGCCGACACTGAACCTGCCGCGATGGAGCCTGCCCCTGGCGGCGGCGGGGGTGCGCGCATCGCGGCGCGTGTTGGGCAATCGTGTGCCTTTTGATGAAAACCAGGTGCGGATGTTAGGGGCGTTTGTGTACGCAGACGTGACCAAAGCCACGCGGGAGTTGGACTTGCCGCGGACGCCATTTCTCCAAGTGGTGCAGGAAACCGTGGCATGGTATCGAACGCAAGGGATTATCTAA
- a CDS encoding Uma2 family endonuclease, whose translation MTPLSTTRRVPGEPAKYREPDLMFLAAAYLHRVKAHYWDGADLVMGVVSGSAADRRRDLVVKRGEYARAGISEYWLIDPDAAQITVLTLAGDDYSVHGVFPPGSMADSILLPGFSLDVAAVLDAATT comes from the coding sequence ATGACGCCTTTGTCAACAACCCGGCGCGTTCCGGGCGAACCTGCGAAGTACCGCGAACCGGATCTGATGTTTCTGGCCGCGGCCTATTTGCACCGGGTCAAGGCGCACTACTGGGACGGAGCAGACCTGGTGATGGGAGTTGTCAGCGGGAGTGCGGCGGACCGCCGGCGGGATTTGGTGGTGAAGCGAGGGGAGTATGCGCGTGCCGGCATTTCCGAATACTGGCTCATTGATCCGGACGCGGCCCAAATCACCGTCTTAACCCTGGCGGGCGACGATTATAGCGTACACGGCGTGTTCCCTCCCGGTTCGATGGCGGACTCCATCCTCCTTCCAGGATTTAGCCTGGACGTCGCCGCCGTCCTGGACGCGGCCACAACATAG
- a CDS encoding thiolase family protein, with protein MREVVIVSAVRTPIGRLAGALSDVRPDDLAALVIKEVVNRAGINPAEIEEVIFGCANQAGEDNRNVARMATLLAGLPHHVPAVTVNRLCASGLNAVNQAARAIAVGEGDIYVAGGVESMTRAPYSFPKNARAWGPAGNVTGWDTTLGWRYPNPNMEALFPLEAMGETAENIYEMSCAGQIEGGEISRAEQDAFAYESQRRACTAINAGRFQAEIVPVPIPQRKGPPVMVDTDEHPRIVKGDNGYELDTSPQILAKLRPAFRQGGTVTAGNASGLNDGASALVLMAAERAAALGVQPLARWVAAAAAGVDPRTMGLGPVPASRKALQRAHLTLNDINLVELNEAFAVQSLAVMRELGLRPEITNVNGGAIALGHPLGCSGARILTTLLYEMRRRAAEGEHMRYGLATLCVGVGQGEATIIELL; from the coding sequence ATGAGAGAAGTTGTTATTGTCAGTGCCGTGCGCACGCCGATTGGTCGGCTGGCGGGGGCGCTTTCCGATGTGCGCCCGGATGATCTGGCGGCGTTGGTGATCAAAGAAGTGGTGAACCGTGCCGGCATTAATCCCGCGGAAATCGAGGAAGTCATCTTCGGCTGCGCCAACCAGGCCGGCGAAGACAATCGCAACGTGGCCCGCATGGCCACCCTGCTCGCCGGGCTGCCCCATCACGTCCCCGCCGTGACCGTCAACCGCCTCTGCGCCAGTGGCCTGAACGCCGTGAACCAGGCGGCGCGCGCCATTGCCGTGGGCGAGGGAGACATCTACGTGGCCGGCGGCGTGGAAAGCATGACGCGCGCCCCCTACTCCTTCCCCAAAAACGCGCGCGCCTGGGGACCTGCCGGCAACGTCACCGGCTGGGACACCACGCTCGGCTGGCGTTACCCGAACCCCAATATGGAGGCCCTGTTCCCCCTGGAAGCTATGGGAGAAACGGCGGAAAACATCTACGAGATGAGCTGCGCCGGCCAGATTGAGGGGGGCGAGATCAGCCGCGCGGAGCAGGATGCGTTTGCCTATGAAAGCCAGCGGCGCGCCTGCACGGCCATCAACGCGGGCCGATTCCAGGCGGAAATCGTGCCCGTGCCCATTCCCCAGCGCAAAGGCCCGCCCGTGATGGTGGATACGGATGAGCATCCCCGTATCGTCAAGGGCGATAACGGGTATGAACTGGATACCAGCCCGCAGATTCTGGCGAAGTTGCGTCCCGCTTTTCGCCAGGGCGGGACGGTGACGGCGGGTAATGCCAGTGGCCTGAATGATGGGGCGAGCGCGTTGGTGCTGATGGCGGCGGAGAGGGCGGCGGCGCTGGGTGTCCAGCCGCTGGCGCGATGGGTGGCGGCGGCGGCGGCCGGGGTTGATCCGCGTACGATGGGGTTGGGGCCAGTGCCGGCATCGCGCAAAGCCCTCCAACGCGCCCACCTCACCCTCAACGACATCAACCTGGTCGAACTCAATGAAGCGTTCGCCGTGCAATCCCTGGCCGTCATGCGTGAATTGGGGCTGCGACCCGAAATCACCAACGTCAACGGCGGCGCCATTGCCCTCGGCCACCCCTTGGGCTGCTCCGGCGCGCGCATCCTCACCACGTTGCTGTACGAAATGCGGCGGCGCGCCGCGGAAGGCGAGCACATGCGCTACGGTTTGGCGACGCTGTGCGTGGGCGTGGGGCAGGGCGAAGCAACGATCATTGAGTTGCTGTAA
- a CDS encoding ATP-binding protein, which yields MKVERLVINRFKRFDKYEIDFRDQTLGEISNRYLILGDNGAGKTTILQAIALPLALATRQVYQVQDFDWIGFQSGRYARWGLPRIEVTIKFSAEEIETNRELALRWRDTKPADFWLNRHFIPPGEKSRITLVLDGFKLTNPVDELSQFWGRYYLLGLLRNNPAEKSKFSGVPRVFWFDQFRNLASPPSSPETDKVDQENGQNNGHSGGGRLNYEAGVGQLREYLLGWDYRRRVLTSEQDYLQKLDQLYQRIFPSRTVLGGIEPMSDSPDSREYYFLIRDGDGRTYDIAEMSAGEQNVFPILYEFVRQQIGYSVILIDEVDLNLHPPAAQALAAQLPKIDPTSQFIMTTHSEAVSNVMREEVIHRLPGGALCL from the coding sequence ATGAAAGTTGAACGTCTGGTCATCAACAGGTTTAAGCGATTTGATAAGTACGAAATTGACTTCCGCGATCAAACGTTGGGGGAGATCAGCAATCGCTACCTGATTTTGGGTGACAATGGCGCGGGCAAAACCACCATTCTGCAGGCCATTGCCCTCCCATTGGCATTGGCGACACGCCAGGTATACCAGGTACAGGACTTTGACTGGATTGGGTTTCAGTCCGGGAGATATGCCCGCTGGGGGCTTCCACGTATTGAAGTCACCATCAAGTTTAGTGCGGAAGAGATAGAAACGAATCGTGAGCTGGCTCTTCGCTGGCGTGATACCAAACCGGCTGACTTTTGGCTTAATCGTCATTTCATACCCCCAGGTGAAAAATCCCGGATAACGCTTGTATTGGATGGTTTCAAACTCACTAATCCCGTTGATGAGTTAAGCCAGTTCTGGGGACGATATTATTTGCTGGGTTTGCTGCGCAACAATCCGGCCGAAAAGAGCAAATTTTCTGGCGTTCCGCGCGTTTTTTGGTTCGATCAGTTCCGCAACCTGGCGTCGCCGCCATCATCACCGGAAACCGATAAGGTTGATCAAGAAAATGGTCAGAATAATGGACATAGCGGTGGCGGACGGCTTAATTATGAGGCTGGTGTGGGACAATTGCGCGAGTACTTGTTAGGTTGGGATTATCGTCGCCGGGTATTGACTTCGGAACAGGATTATTTGCAGAAACTTGACCAACTATATCAGCGCATTTTTCCATCACGCACCGTATTGGGCGGCATTGAACCGATGTCAGACTCACCAGATTCACGCGAGTACTACTTCCTCATCCGTGACGGCGACGGACGCACTTACGATATAGCGGAGATGTCGGCTGGCGAACAAAATGTGTTTCCTATTTTGTATGAGTTTGTGCGTCAGCAGATAGGCTATTCCGTTATCTTGATTGATGAAGTGGATCTGAATCTACATCCGCCAGCGGCGCAGGCATTGGCCGCGCAACTGCCTAAAATTGATCCCACCAGCCAGTTCATCATGACGACCCATTCCGAAGCGGTGAGCAATGTCATGCGGGAAGAAGTGATTCACCGTTTGCCAGGGGGGGCGTTATGCCTGTAG
- the holB gene encoding DNA polymerase III subunit delta', with protein sequence MNEWNRIVGHDWAVDILRAAIRHERVGHAYLITGPAQVGKTTLARTFAQALNCQAADVAARPCGKCRPCQLIAADRHTDVRLLQPEVGSRGNPIIKIDQIRTLQQELSLAAYEARWKVAILRQFEAANASAANAFLKTLEEPPRQVVLLLTATDAESLLPTIGSRCRHLPLRPLPLNTIIDALQSRRRIAPEQAEHLGHLADGRLGWAIQAATDPQLREAHTASLAQLHAILHGSLLERFQQAEKLANKAEELPALLQTWVAWWRDMALVAWQQSARVVHVDQLAQMQPLATTWGKPAIVASLKHTQTALWQLQHNANTRLVLENLFLQFPQA encoded by the coding sequence ATGAACGAGTGGAACAGAATTGTCGGCCATGATTGGGCCGTGGATATTTTGCGGGCGGCGATCCGGCATGAGCGGGTAGGGCACGCTTACCTGATTACGGGGCCGGCGCAGGTGGGCAAAACGACGTTGGCGCGCACGTTTGCGCAGGCGCTGAACTGCCAGGCGGCGGATGTGGCGGCGCGCCCGTGTGGCAAGTGTCGCCCCTGCCAGCTTATTGCGGCGGATCGCCACACGGATGTGCGTCTGTTGCAGCCGGAGGTGGGCAGCCGCGGCAATCCCATTATCAAAATTGACCAGATTCGCACGCTGCAACAGGAGTTGTCGCTGGCGGCTTATGAGGCGCGCTGGAAGGTGGCGATTTTGCGCCAGTTTGAGGCGGCGAATGCCAGCGCGGCGAATGCGTTTTTGAAGACGCTGGAGGAGCCGCCGCGCCAGGTGGTGCTGCTGCTGACGGCGACGGATGCGGAAAGTTTGCTGCCGACGATTGGGTCGAGATGCCGGCATCTTCCCCTCCGCCCCCTTCCCCTCAACACCATCATCGACGCCCTACAAAGCCGCCGGCGCATTGCGCCAGAACAAGCCGAACACCTGGGCCACCTGGCCGACGGTCGCCTCGGATGGGCCATCCAGGCCGCCACCGACCCACAACTGCGAGAAGCGCACACCGCCAGTCTGGCGCAACTGCACGCCATCCTCCACGGCTCCCTGTTAGAACGCTTCCAGCAAGCGGAAAAACTGGCGAACAAAGCGGAAGAACTCCCCGCGCTGCTGCAAACGTGGGTTGCCTGGTGGCGCGATATGGCGCTGGTGGCCTGGCAACAGTCCGCGCGTGTCGTCCACGTCGATCAACTGGCGCAAATGCAACCGCTGGCTACGACCTGGGGCAAACCGGCTATCGTTGCCAGCCTCAAGCACACCCAGACCGCGCTGTGGCAGTTGCAACACAACGCCAACACCCGCCTGGTGCTGGAAAACCTCTTTTTGCAGTTCCCACAGGCCTGA
- the hutH gene encoding histidine ammonia-lyase, with product MEPLFISGESLTMDDVVSVARDFRPVRLDPAALPRIQRTRMAVEKLVAEDAIVYGITTGFGRFKDKVIPHDQVRQLQQNLVRSHAVGVGPLLDEAAVRALTLVRANTLAKGFSGVRPMVIEHLLALLNHGVHPRIPAQGSLGASGDLAPLAHLALVLIGEGEATWQGTCLPGGEALTRVGLEPLQLGAKEGLALLNGTAFMVGLGALAVRRGINLALTADAAACLSLEALHGTDRAFDARVHAVRPHPRQIDCATFLRRLLHGSDFVRRHDPYHVQDPYTLRCVPQVHGAIRDAIAYAQWVIGIELNSVNDNPIIFVDEETDGVEVISAGNFHGEPVAIAMDYMTLALTELGNISERRAARLVDADSNGHVLPMFLTAHGGLESGYMMVQYTAAALASENKVLAHPACADTIPTSANVEDHVSMGATAVRQARQVLDHVETIVAIELLLAAQGVDFRRRVLGQEARLGAGTAVVYELVREAVPFVDHDVVLAPYMEKVREMVNAGIFKEAIESAVGEKP from the coding sequence ATGGAACCGTTATTTATCTCTGGCGAATCATTGACAATGGATGACGTCGTATCCGTCGCGCGCGATTTTCGGCCCGTGCGATTGGACCCGGCGGCGCTGCCGCGCATTCAGCGGACTCGGATGGCGGTGGAAAAACTGGTGGCGGAGGATGCCATTGTCTACGGCATCACCACGGGATTTGGTCGTTTCAAGGACAAAGTGATTCCCCACGACCAGGTGCGGCAGTTGCAACAGAACCTGGTACGCAGCCACGCCGTTGGCGTCGGCCCACTTCTGGACGAGGCCGCCGTGCGCGCCCTGACGCTGGTGCGCGCCAATACGCTGGCAAAGGGCTTCTCCGGCGTGCGCCCGATGGTGATTGAACACCTGCTGGCGTTGCTCAATCATGGCGTGCATCCTCGCATCCCCGCGCAGGGTTCCCTGGGAGCCAGCGGCGATCTGGCCCCGTTGGCGCACCTGGCGCTGGTCCTCATTGGCGAAGGCGAAGCCACCTGGCAGGGAACGTGCCTGCCGGGGGGCGAGGCGCTGACGCGGGTGGGGTTGGAGCCGCTGCAACTGGGGGCGAAGGAAGGGCTGGCCCTGCTGAATGGCACGGCGTTCATGGTGGGATTGGGGGCGCTGGCGGTGCGGCGGGGGATCAACCTGGCGCTGACGGCGGACGCGGCGGCGTGTCTCAGCCTGGAGGCGCTGCATGGCACGGACCGCGCCTTTGATGCCCGCGTTCATGCGGTGCGCCCGCATCCGCGACAAATTGACTGCGCCACTTTTTTGCGGCGGCTGCTGCACGGGAGCGATTTTGTGCGCCGCCACGATCCATATCATGTGCAGGACCCGTACACGCTGCGCTGCGTGCCGCAGGTGCATGGGGCGATTCGGGATGCGATTGCGTACGCGCAGTGGGTGATCGGCATTGAGTTGAATTCCGTGAATGACAATCCGATCATTTTCGTGGATGAGGAAACGGACGGGGTGGAGGTGATTAGTGCCGGCAATTTCCACGGTGAACCCGTGGCCATCGCCATGGACTACATGACCCTGGCCCTGACTGAACTGGGCAACATCAGCGAACGACGCGCTGCCCGCCTGGTGGACGCGGACAGCAACGGGCATGTGCTGCCCATGTTCCTCACGGCGCACGGTGGCCTGGAGAGCGGCTACATGATGGTCCAGTACACGGCCGCCGCTCTGGCCAGCGAGAATAAAGTGCTGGCTCATCCTGCCTGCGCGGACACGATTCCCACCAGTGCGAATGTAGAGGACCACGTGAGCATGGGCGCGACGGCGGTGCGTCAGGCGCGGCAGGTGTTGGACCATGTGGAGACGATTGTGGCGATTGAGTTGCTGCTGGCGGCGCAGGGGGTCGATTTTCGGCGGCGAGTATTGGGGCAAGAGGCGCGCCTGGGGGCGGGAACGGCGGTTGTTTATGAGTTGGTGCGCGAGGCGGTCCCATTTGTGGATCATGACGTGGTTTTGGCCCCGTATATGGAGAAGGTGAGGGAGATGGTGAATGCCGGCATTTTCAAAGAAGCCATTGAGTCGGCCGTAGGAGAAAAGCCATGA